CGGCTGATATTGGAAGATGCCAACGAGTAGCGACAGAGCAGTCAGAGCCTTCTCGCCGCCGGAAAGCAGCAATACATTCTGAAGTTTCTTTCCCGGCGGTGAAGCAACGATGTCGATACCGCTCTCCGCGGAGTTCTCTTCGTCGGTGAGCTTCATGAATCCATGCCCGCCGCCGAAGAGCTTGCGGAAGGTGACCTGGAAGTTCTCGTTGATCTTGGCGAAGGCCTCGTCGAACTTCTGCTTTGAGAACTCGTCGATTTCACGAATCGTGTTTTGCGTGTTCTCGATTGAGTCCAGCAAGTCTTTGCGCTGGACTTCCAGGAACTCGTGACGCTGGGCAGTCTCTTTGTATTCCTCCAGAGCCATCATGTTTACCGGGCCCATGTTGTCTAGCCTCGTTCGCATCTCACGATAGAGTTCCTCTTCCTGCGCGAGAGCTTCGCCTTCGACCATTGCGATGGAGGTGTCAGCGAGCAGAACGTCGCTTGTAAGCGACAGCTCTTGCAGGCAGGTCTGAGCCAAATGCTGCATGTCAGACTGAAGTCTGGCGAGCGTTGTCGAGAGCTCGCTGCGCCGATCGCGGAGCGCATCGAGTTCCTGGCGCGCAGTGCGTAGAGACGCATCGAGCTCGGTGGCGAGCAGACGCGTTTGTTCTCCAGCTCGCTGCAGTTCGGCGGCTTTCAACTCGCCGCTTTCGCGCTCTGCGTGCAGCGAGATCAGGACTTCCGCCAAGCGGACGTTCTCCTGCTCGCGCTCGTGCTTCTCCGCTGCGGCACCTGCAATCTGCGATTCCAGAGTCTCAATCCTCGACCGCACTTCTGCAACCATGCGATTGATTCGCTCCAAAGCAGTGGCGGCTGCTCGACGGCGCTCTTCCAATCCGGCGAGGCGGGCCTTGGCCTCGGCCGCGCGTTGCAGGGCAGTGTCACGCGTCGCACGATTTTCGGCGAGCGCTTGCTGTGCGTTGTTCAACTCCAACTGCAGTTCACACTGGTTGACTTCGTGCCGCTCCAGTTCCTCGCGTTTAAACGCAAGCAACTCTTCCTTCCCCGATTGCTGCTGCTGGATTCGATCCATTTCGAGGCGGAACTGGTGCAGGCGCTGTTCTGTTCGTGAAAGCTCAGCCTCCATCTGCTTGAGGGCGACGCCGGAGCTATGAGCATCCTTCTCGGCTTCGCGTCGTTCATCCTGGAGCCGTTCGAGCAAGGCCGCGAGTTCAGCAACCTCTCTCGCGAGCATCTGTACTCGTAGTTCTTCGTTGCGCAATGCGCCTTCGAGCGCTTGCACGGTGCGGCTGATATCGCGGAGCTCACGTTTCAGAGACAGAGGGCCCTCAGTGCGCTGCTTGCCACCTGTGACCGTGACGTTGTGGAAGGTTTCGCCGGAGGGCGAGAGGAAGAATGCGTCCGGGTTCTCAAGCGCCAATTCGCGGGCGACCGACGAGTCGGGCGTGATGTAACCGTCACGAAGCTTCGGCAAGATTACTTCCAGCGACTTGCCAAATCCGTTCAGGACGCGAATGCAGCGCGTGAGCGGCACTATGGAATCGCCCGCCGGAGTACGCTGTGCGTTCTCATCCACTAGAAACGAAAACTTTGCCTGAGAGTCATTCGGATGGACCAGGAAAGTTGCGCGGCCATCGGCGTCGCCCTTGAGCAGGCGCATGCCTTCCTCGGCTGCGTTCCACGACTTCACTACGATGTAGTTCAACTCATCGCGGAAAAAGTCGTCGATTACGCCTTCGTATTGGTCATCGACTTCGAGAAAGTCGGCAAGGATTCCAGCAGGAGCTAATCCACCTTCGAGAGCGTTTGCCTTCAGCAATCGCTTGACCGACTCGGTTGAATAGCCGTGGTCCCTGAGCAAAGCCTCGATCGACGCTTTCTTGCCCATGGCGGTCGCAAGTTCCCCGCGAAGTCCATCGACGTGGCGCTTGCACTCCAATTCCATCGCTCGCTTTTCTTCAAGCGCAGTCCGGACTTCCGCGATGCGAGCCGATAATGCGTTCACCGTGTCCGTGATGGACTCGAACTCCATCGTCACCTGGCCGCGCCGGCCTCCGAGTGATTCCGCTTCGGCGGTAGTCGCTTCTGCGTCGGACGCGATCCGTTCTCGTTGCGCGGCAAGCGACGCTAGATGCTCTTCGGTCTGTGAAATTTCGCTACGGACCCGGGTCACCGCCGACATCACTTCATATGCCGATTTGCGTCGCAGTTCCTGCTGTTGCTCAAGATCAAAGAGCTGCCGTCCAGCTTCGGCCACCTGCTCCTGCTCGAATCGATGCTGTTGTTCCGCGAGCTCGACGTCCGCCGCGGCGGACTCGAGCACCGCCCGGTTATCAACTTCCTCAGCTGCCAGGTCTTCGAAACGGACCTGAATGCGCTCCAGTTCAGCCTGATTTGATACGCTCTGTGCCGCCAGATCCGCGCACCGCTCCTGGTTGTTGTAGCGCCGCGAGCTCACGCGACCAGCTTCAACCTCGATAGCTCCGAGGCGTTCGCGCACAGTGCGTATCTCGCCATCGATTGCGTATCCGCGTTCTACTGCAGCGGTGTGCGCTGTCTCCATCTCACCCAACGACGCCGTGCGATTGTTCAGTTCTTCGGTGAGAGCCCGAATCTGTTCCTCCAGCGAAGCGTTTTCGCGAGTCATCTGAGCCAGCTTGCTGGCAAGCACGATCCGCAACTTCTCTCGCATCTCATCGCGCAGCCTGCCATAGCGCTCGGCCTTTGCCGCCTGGCGCTTGAGCGAGTTCATTTGCCTCGTGACCTCGTCGAAGATGTCATTGATGCGCGAAAGATTTTGGCGCGACTGCTCCAGCCGAAGCTCGGCGAGACGCTTCTTCGTCTTGAACTTCGTAATTCCCGCTGCCTCTTCGAGGATGGCGCGGCGATCATGAGGCTTGCTCGACAGGATTTGTCCGATGCGCCCCTGTTCGATGATGGCGTAGGACTCAGGGCCAAGTCCTGTGCCCATGAAGATGTCTTGAATGTCGCGCAGCCGGCATAGCTTTCCGTTCAGCAAGTACTCGCTCTCACCGGAGCGGAAGAGACGCCGTGTGACGACAATCTCGCCAGCTCGGAATTGAGTCTTGAACTTTCGGCGGCGAATCTTCAGCACCACTTCAGGTTCAGGCGTTGTGGATCCCGGAACCTGATTTCCCGATTCGGGATGCTCCACTGTGGGACTCTCGGGCGACTCAGCATCAGCACTCACTTCAGTGGGTTGATCGTCCGCAGGCTCCGCCACGATGTTGCCTTCGGCATCAATGAACTGTCCTGGCCGGGTTTCCTCTTCCGCTCGAGCTGCGTCTTCTGCCGCAGACGAACGAACGCTGGCTTCATCCCAATCTTCGGCAGACAGTTCGTCCTGGATATCAATTTCGGGAGCTCCGCTGGAATTGCCCTCATACACGTCGGGATCGATCAGCGTGAGTGACACTTCAGCCATGCCGGTGGGCTTGCGGTCGCGCGTTCCGGCGAAGATCACGTCTTCCATTCGCGCGCCACGCAAACTGCGTGCTGATTGTTCGCCCAGCACCCAGGAGATGGCGTCTGAGACGTTCGACTTCCCACAGCCGTTGGGGCCCACGATGGCGGCAATACCGTCGCCGTGAAACTTGAGTTCGGTACGGTCGCAGAACGATTTGAAACCGAGGATCTGAAGCTTTTTCAGCTTAAGCACGGCACTCTCCTTTGGCGAGGAAAGAAGGAATCTCAACGATGGAAATGCGGTGGTTCAAGCGAGCCATCAAAAACGGCAATTCCGAGATGAGGGGAAGGCGTTTACTCAAATGGTTCCACCTGCAGACACTGCGGCCAAAGACAGCAGCATCACTCAGTTGCGACGTGCTCACTTTACGATTGGGTATCTTCGCCGTCAATACAGCGACCCAATATATTGTGGATATTGTGTCAGGAACACAGGATATCGCACCTGTGTTGCAGCAGATGAGTAAACTGATCGCCATCTTTAGAAAGTGGCGGGATCGTCGAGAGCTGTGGAAATCTTAGCAGGAAATGGGCCACTTGTTTCCTCTTAATTTTCAAGTGAGCCTCCTTTCCGTGCACTTTCCGCCTTTTTGAACTGTCATCCTGAGCCCCTGTTTTGGGCGAAGGACCTCCCGCAATGCGTCGAACTGGAATGCTGCGTCCCGGCTCTTTGGCGAAGAAGTGGTTCTTTCGCTTTCCCCACCATGAACACCAGCTTTCTTGGCCAGAAAAGCCGTGACAGGACGTTGGCATCCGACGCATTGCGGGAGGTCCTTCGCCCAAAGCAGGGGCTCAGGATGACAGTGAATGTATAAACGCGAGCTTCGCAAAAACCTTTGGGAACGCGCCTGTTAAAATCGCCCGTGTCCATCTTGAGATCCCTTTCAGCAGCGTTGCTGATTTCTTCCTTACTCATTGCACAGTCCACTCAAAAGAAAACCGGCTCGGTAGCTCATCACGGCACGTCTAAATTTGCCAAACCTCCCTATGTTGTTCCAGACCTCGCAGAGCGACTCGCGAAATACAAGCGAGTAGTGATTCCGTTCGACAAATCCAAGCTGCCGCCTCGCGAGCTACAGATGGTCGGCAAGTTGGTCGATGCATCGCAATATCTCGATGACATTTTCTGGCGTCAGAATGATCCAGAGGGCCTGGAGCTTTATAAGCGCCTGGAGAAATCGCAGACTGCACGAGACTCCGAACTGCGACGCTTTCTCATCATCAATGGTGGCCGTTTCGACCTGACGAACGAGAACAAGCCGTTCATCGGAACGCAGCCGATGTCACCTGGGCGCGGCTTGTATCCGGAAGGACTGACACGCGAGGAACTAGAGAAGTATGTCGCAGCTCATCCTGACCAAAAGGATGAGCTCTACAGTCCGTACACAGTGATTCGCCGAAATGGGGACCGACTTGAGGCGATTCCATATCACGTCGCATATCGCCAGTTTCTGATTCCCGCGGCAAAGGCTCTGCGTGAAGCTGCCGATCTTTCGGACGACAAAGCGTTTGCCGATTTCCTTCGACTCCGCGCCGACGCTCTTTTGTCGGACGACTATTACAAGAGCGACCTGGCCTGGGTCGATCTGCAGAATCCGAAATTCGACGTGATCATGGCGCCGTACGAAACCTATATCGATGGTGTGCTCGGCGTGAAGACGTCGTACGGCGCGGCGGTGATGATCCGCAATGAAGCGGAGAGTGTGAAGCTCGCGACGTATCAGGAGCATGTGCCGGAGATCCAGGACGCATTGCCGCTCGCGCCAGAAGATCGTCCGTCGAAGGCGGGGCAGCCCACGCCGATGGAAGTCCTCGACACGCCGTTTCGCGGAGGAGATTTGCGGCACGGCTATCAGGCGGTTGCGGACAATCTTCCCAACGATCCGCGCATTCACGAGCAGAAGGGCACAAAGAAAATCTTCTTCAAGAACTACATGGATGCGCGTGTTAACTACGTTATCCTGCCGCTCGGCAAGGACATCATGGATCCACAGCAAGCGGCGCAGGCGAGCGCTGACGGTTATATGGCATCGACGGTGATGCATGAGATCTGCCATGGTCTTGGGCCAGCATATTCGCGGACTTCTACGGGCCGAAAAGATATTCGCGAGGCTCTGGGCGATTTATTTGCCGGGCTGGAAGAAGCAAAGGCCGACGTGGTTGGAATGCACAGTCTGAAATTCCTGATAGACAAAGGCGTCTTACCTAAGGAGCGCGAACAGGAGTACTACGCCTCCTACGTCGCCGGTATTTTCCGCACTGTGCGCTTCGGCACAGGCGAGGCCCACGGTCGCGCAGAAATGATGGAATTCAATTATTTAAGCGAGCAGAAGGCCATTACTCGCGATACGTCAGGACGCTATCACATCGATTACGCGAAGATGCCGGATGCTATCGCCTCGCTCGCCAAAGAATTGCTGGAGCAGGAAGCGACCGGCGATCGTAATCGCGCCGCCGCCTGGTTCCAGAAATATGAGGTAATGCCGAGTGAACTCAGATCGAGTCTCGCGCAATTGCGCAGTGTGCCAGTAGATGTAGATCCCGTACAGCCTTTTCCTGAAAAGGTTCAATAAGGAGATCCATGCACAACATCGAAAAGCGGAAGTACGAGCGCGTTTCACTGCCACAGAAATCGGGCGCATACGTCGAGGACGCCAACGGAAAACGTTTAGGTGCCCTTCGAGTAATCGGGCAAGGCGGGCTCTTCTGCGAGTGCGACCCCAAAAGCTATCGTGCCGGAGAGATGGTGTTGCTCCGCATTGTCGATCCGAGCGAGGGCATTGAGCGCAACCTGAGTTGCGAAGTTCGATATACCGAAGACAAGGGCATTGGCTTCGCGTTCGAAGATCTCGGCCCAGATTCCGCAGTCGAAATCGGCGTGATCATCGGCAAGTACTATTCCGCAGGCAAGAAGTAGCAGCTCAACAATCTGATCGAGAGGTCGCGGCGTGACAATCTTCATCTCGCTCTTACTTGGTTTTGCGACGGGGATTTTGTCTGGTCTCGTTGGGATCGGCGGGGGCATCATCATTATTCCCGCTTTGGTCTATGGTTTTCACATGAGTCAGCGTCGTGCGCAGGGCACTTCCATCGGTGTATT
Above is a window of Terriglobales bacterium DNA encoding:
- the smc gene encoding chromosome segregation protein SMC, which produces MLKLKKLQILGFKSFCDRTELKFHGDGIAAIVGPNGCGKSNVSDAISWVLGEQSARSLRGARMEDVIFAGTRDRKPTGMAEVSLTLIDPDVYEGNSSGAPEIDIQDELSAEDWDEASVRSSAAEDAARAEEETRPGQFIDAEGNIVAEPADDQPTEVSADAESPESPTVEHPESGNQVPGSTTPEPEVVLKIRRRKFKTQFRAGEIVVTRRLFRSGESEYLLNGKLCRLRDIQDIFMGTGLGPESYAIIEQGRIGQILSSKPHDRRAILEEAAGITKFKTKKRLAELRLEQSRQNLSRINDIFDEVTRQMNSLKRQAAKAERYGRLRDEMREKLRIVLASKLAQMTRENASLEEQIRALTEELNNRTASLGEMETAHTAAVERGYAIDGEIRTVRERLGAIEVEAGRVSSRRYNNQERCADLAAQSVSNQAELERIQVRFEDLAAEEVDNRAVLESAAADVELAEQQHRFEQEQVAEAGRQLFDLEQQQELRRKSAYEVMSAVTRVRSEISQTEEHLASLAAQRERIASDAEATTAEAESLGGRRGQVTMEFESITDTVNALSARIAEVRTALEEKRAMELECKRHVDGLRGELATAMGKKASIEALLRDHGYSTESVKRLLKANALEGGLAPAGILADFLEVDDQYEGVIDDFFRDELNYIVVKSWNAAEEGMRLLKGDADGRATFLVHPNDSQAKFSFLVDENAQRTPAGDSIVPLTRCIRVLNGFGKSLEVILPKLRDGYITPDSSVARELALENPDAFFLSPSGETFHNVTVTGGKQRTEGPLSLKRELRDISRTVQALEGALRNEELRVQMLAREVAELAALLERLQDERREAEKDAHSSGVALKQMEAELSRTEQRLHQFRLEMDRIQQQQSGKEELLAFKREELERHEVNQCELQLELNNAQQALAENRATRDTALQRAAEAKARLAGLEERRRAAATALERINRMVAEVRSRIETLESQIAGAAAEKHEREQENVRLAEVLISLHAERESGELKAAELQRAGEQTRLLATELDASLRTARQELDALRDRRSELSTTLARLQSDMQHLAQTCLQELSLTSDVLLADTSIAMVEGEALAQEEELYREMRTRLDNMGPVNMMALEEYKETAQRHEFLEVQRKDLLDSIENTQNTIREIDEFSKQKFDEAFAKINENFQVTFRKLFGGGHGFMKLTDEENSAESGIDIVASPPGKKLQNVLLLSGGEKALTALSLLVGIFQYQPSPFCILDEVDAPLDESNVGRFTELVREMSDRTQFIVITHHKRTISSSPVLYGVTMQEPGVSKIVSVRFGEEQAKVQMAATA
- a CDS encoding PilZ domain-containing protein; translation: MHNIEKRKYERVSLPQKSGAYVEDANGKRLGALRVIGQGGLFCECDPKSYRAGEMVLLRIVDPSEGIERNLSCEVRYTEDKGIGFAFEDLGPDSAVEIGVIIGKYYSAGKK